In Prevotella sp. oral taxon 475, one DNA window encodes the following:
- a CDS encoding RNA polymerase sigma-70 factor: MAASIRLMTEKDFRTYFRDLYPQLARYAARLLGDSDVDDVLQGSFLELWNRRTDILEPAHVKSFVYRSVYTHALNVIKHRQVVRKYSDAVIEMENRRLDSLDPNNSEVLQKLRNDELQQRINLAINELPPKSRQVFVMSYLHGLKNKEIAEVMNVSVRTVDAHIYNALRQLRSKLDKNSILGLLMGIMLVLCDGLLLWL, translated from the coding sequence ATTTCCGCGATTTGTATCCGCAACTGGCCCGTTATGCTGCCCGACTCTTGGGCGATAGCGATGTGGACGACGTGCTGCAAGGCTCGTTTCTCGAGTTGTGGAACAGGAGAACGGATATTTTGGAACCAGCGCATGTCAAGTCGTTTGTCTATCGAAGCGTCTATACGCATGCACTGAATGTGATTAAACACAGGCAAGTGGTGCGGAAATATTCGGATGCAGTGATTGAGATGGAGAACAGGCGGCTTGACAGTCTCGATCCCAACAATAGCGAGGTGTTGCAGAAACTCAGGAATGACGAACTTCAACAGCGAATCAATTTAGCCATCAACGAGTTGCCGCCCAAGAGTAGGCAGGTGTTTGTGATGAGCTATTTGCACGGACTGAAGAATAAGGAAATTGCAGAAGTGATGAACGTTTCGGTGCGAACGGTGGATGCACATATTTATAATGCCCTCAGACAATTGCGCTCGAAGTTGGATAAGAACAGTATACTCGGCCTCTTGATGGGCATTATGCTGGTGTTGTGTGATGGTCTGTTGCTTTGGTTGTAG